The sequence below is a genomic window from Neodiprion pinetum isolate iyNeoPine1 chromosome 7, iyNeoPine1.2, whole genome shotgun sequence.
ttgaagtgtGTCAGTTTGTCGTAGATGTGTAGGCGGTGTTCTTTCGTATCCATGTTGCTGTCGTCCACCGCCTGTATAGATGACAGCTCCTTTAGTTTTCCTGTTTCGTAGCTTGTTCAATGGGTTTCGCAGTGCACGGTGGAGCACAGCGGTAGCTCTTGTCACCAAACTTTCGGTGATAGTAGCATTGACCGGTGCGTCCTGTTGAAGGAGATCGAGTTCGCGATTGGGCTCTGGATCTTTGATTTTCcttgtttttattcttgtttttttcagtttttgtcCACTCGGCAATTTCATTCAGTCTTTTTTCAATGTTGTCGATTTTAGTTTCCAGAGCTTTTCCTTCATGCGTTTTTATTGCGTTTACCGATAGTGTTTGTTCCTCGCCTTGAGTGTTCACGCACATGACGTTCGTTGTGTTTTCGAGGATGCTGTCGGCTATTTCTGCTAGCTCGTCCAGTGTTGCGTTGCGTACGACTTTTAACGTGCTGTGTACCGTTTTAGGTAATAACCCGAGCCATTTCGTTTTGAGGAGCTCTTCTGATGCTCTGTTGTTGGCCAGCTCCTTCATTTTCCTCAGCAGTTGCGACGGTTTTTGGTCACCCTGTTGGATCTCCGAGAGCAGGATCTGCAACTGACGCTCTGATGAGGCTGTGAATCGTTTCAATATCATGTCTTTCATGTGTTGATATCGATTATCTGCTGgcggattgaaaaaaatgtctgtaaTTTCACAAATGGTTGCTTCGTCGAGAGCTTCTACCACCGCGTCGTACTTGGCTGAATCTGagacgattttcttttttcgcagCGTCGACTCTATTTGTATGAACCATGCCGCTGGATTTGTTTTCCAAAACATgggtaatttgtaatttgcaATCGCACTGAGCTCGTTATCTTCACGAATGGTTGTTACCTGCTGGTTTGAGGAGCTGGGTTGGGTAGTTCGTGTTCTTTGGCTTTCTATTACCTGTTGATTTCTCATGTCTTGGATTTCTCCTTGAAGTTCCTTGATTTGTTGCAGGAGGATTTCGGTTGGGTCCTCTCCACCCGCGGCTCCCTCGGTGTTCGACATTTCGCCAGGTATTAGTTTTGAGGGGGTTCGCGGTGTGGGCATGCCAAGTTtcctctccttttttttcttttaggtTAGTTCTTTTAGTCGGGGTCACCAGTTTTGGCTTTCTTATCTATTTTAGCCTTAATTATAGGAGGACGGGTAATTGAGTGACAGGCACACTGGATGTATCACGGACAATGagttattgtttatttattttagaGATCAGAGGAAAGCGTCATGCAGTTCTTTTCCACAGCTCTGGCTGGATGTAACTGGTTTTTTCTAGTCTTAGGCGCGCGCCCTTAGGGCCAGTTCTCGCACGATCATTCGTCGCCGAGACGGAACGTCAGCGTCTGCTTGCGCTGCCGCTTACGAGCTGGGGCGCTGCTCTCGGTTCTGGTGACGGGCGGAGCTGGTTGTTGTCGAGAGGTCGCCACAAGTTTATGGTCCGTCTAGAGTTCGGGGAGTCGTGTGGAACGCGcagtaaaaatgccacgttacattACATATATCGCTTGTGTTGCCGAGATTTTCAAAAGCGTATGATGTTTTAATAAACTATTTGCTATTATCCTGATTCACTGAAAATTAACGTGCATTGtgaatttcaatattgttaGAGCAGTACTGAGAGATTGACCAAAAGGCAG
It includes:
- the LOC124223712 gene encoding uncharacterized protein, with protein sequence MSNTEGAAGGEDPTEILLQQIKELQGEIQDMRNQQVIESQRTRTTQPSSSNQQVTTIREDNELSAIANYKLPMFWKTNPAAWFIQIESTLRKKKIVSDSAKYDAVVEALDEATICEITDIFFNPPADNRYQHMKDMILKRFTASSERQLQILLSEIQQGDQKPSQLLRKMKELANNRASEELLKTKWLGLLPKTVHSTLKVVRNATLDELAEIADSILENTTNVMCVNTQGEEQTLSVNAIKTHEGKALETKIDNIEKRLNEIAEWTKTEKNKNKNKENQRSRAQSRTRSPSTGRTGQCYYHRKFGDKSYRCAPPCTAKPIEQATKQEN